The sequence below is a genomic window from Tenacibaculum tangerinum.
AAACGGTCCAAAAGATACCATTGAAACAAATCTCACTATTTTAAAGTTTAGTATCTGTAATTTTTCTTTTTCTTTATTCTTTTTTAGATTGGAAATTGCGGTAATTATCGATTGTAAAATTAGACTTCCTACAATTAAAAAAGCTGGAATCAGAAGAATGAAATTATTTACATATTCTGACAATAGGTTAAATAGAAGTAGGTAGAGACTTGAAAAAATTGCGATGTAACCGTACATTAACAAAAAGGTAAATGCTACTGAAAAAATCACGCTACATAACTCATCTACCTTTTGTATAGAGTCTTTCAATTTTGGCAAGATGGAGAGTATTTTTTCTGTATAGATTTTAGAATAGGCACTATCTTCTATACTATAATCTGGAAATACGGAATTCAATCCAACCAATCCTACCCAATAGGCTCTTAAGAAAAAGTGTATGACAAACATTGAGGCTAAAATACTAATAGCTAACAAACCAAAAAAAGTAATAAAATAACCTATATAATACTGACTTGGGTTGAGAACATTGATAAAGAAATTTGCGGTCCAACCAATAATATCAAAGAGTTTAAATGAACCATAAATAGCTATCGCAGAAACCAATAATTCAGCTTCCCAGCTTTCCTCTTTTAATCGCTGTAACCATCCTTTATTTTCTGATTGATTGCTCATGCTAATCTACATCTTAAAAAAGTTCTCCTTGACTCGTTCCTTTGAGTCTTCCTAAGTGTTTATAGGCCAAATCGGTTACTTCCCTTCCTCTTGGTGTACGCATAATAAATCCTTGCTGTATTAGAAACGGTTCGTACACTTCTTCTATCGTTTCTGCATTCTCGGCTACTGCTGTAGCTAAGGTGCTTATTCCAACTGGACCTCCTTTAAATTTATCGATAATCGTAGATAAAATTTTATTGTCCATTTCATCTAAACCATGTGCGTCAACATTTAACGCTTTAAGGGCATATCGTGCAATTTCTATGGTAATGGTACCATCTCCTTTTATTTGTGCAAAATCACGTACTCTTCGTAGCAATGCGTTCGCAATACGGGGAGTTCCTCTACTTCTACCCGCAATTTCAATTGCTGCTTCCATAGAAATAGGTACTTTTAAAATATAGGCACTTCGTTGAACAATGGTTGTTAGCAATTCTGTTGAATAGTAATGTAATCGGCTACTAATACCAAAACGAGCGCGCATGGGTGCTGTTAGTAATCCTGACCGTGTGGTCGCACCTACTAAAGTAAATGGCTCTAAATTAATTTGAACGGTGCGGGCATTCGGGCCTGATTCAATCATGATATCGATTTTATAATCTTCCATGGCAGAATACAGGTATTCTTCAACAATAGGGCTTAGTCGATGTATTTCATCTATAAACAACACATCTCGTTCATCGAGGTTGGTTAGCAATCCTGCTAAGTCTCCTGGTTTGTCTAACACAGGCCCAGAGGTAACTTTAATTCCCACTCCCAACTCGCTTGCTAAAATATGGGCTAACGTGGTTTTTCCTAAGCCTGGGGGACCGTGAAACAAGGTATGATCTAGGGCTTCATCTCGTTGATTTGCTGCTTCTACAAATATCTTTAGATTGTCTATTGCTTGATCTTGACCCGTAAAATCATCAAAGGAGAGTGGACGTAGCTTTTTTTCTACATCTAACTCTTCATTTGAATAGTTCTCATTTTCAGGATTTAAGTTTTCATTCATACAATTGCAAATATACTTGAAATAAAGTGTTTGTTAGGTAACTTTTATAACAGAACTACATCAAACCTTATGCAAGATTTTGTTAAGTTTCTAAACTCTAAAAAAATACTTAAATGTGCTTCTGAATACTATTATCTTTTTGAAATAATACTATTTACATCCATTGTGCATATTAAACATTATTGATTTTGATATTGCTGATATTTTTATCAAAGATAAACTTGTTTATATATTGTATTGTTGTTAATGCTGTAGACTTAACCTTTTTAGGATACCTTAAAATTCGAAAAATAATTATTATTCAATTTTGCTAAAATAGAAAAGATTCAATTTGATCCATCACTCGTTTTAGAAGATTACTTTTTTAAAAACAAAAACTCCTGTGAAAATCACTTTTCACAGGAGTTCTGTTTTGTTTAGTTGAAGATTATCTTCTTATTTCTTAAGATGGCTCTTCGCCCTCTAATAATGGTACTGTTTGTGGTACGAAATCTTTTCCGTGTACATACTCACCATTTTCATCTGTTTTACTGTAATCATACGCCCATCTATGTACTTCTGGAATAGCTCCTGGCCAGTTTCCGTGAATGTGTTCTACTGGCGTAGTCCATTCTAACGTGTTTGAATTCCATGGATTTTGAGTCGCTTTTTGACCTCTGTACATAGAAATAAAGAAGTTTGCAATGAAAATTAATTGCGCTGCTCCTCCTATTAAAGCCATCACGGTCATAAATACATTAATATCTGCTAAATCGTCGAACATCGGAAAGTTCGTGTTGGTATAATAACGACGTGGTAAACCTGCTAATCCTATAAAGTGCATTGGGAAGAATACCCCATAAGCAGTAATAATGGTTAACCAAAAATGCCAATACCCTAAGGTTTTATTCATCATTCTACCGTACATTTTAGGGAACCAATGATACACCCCCGCAAACATTCCTAATAAGGCAGATACTCCCATTACTAAGTGGAAGTGTGCCACAACGAAATAGGTGTCGTGAACATTAATATCTAGTGCAGAGTCTCCTAATACCAATCCTGTTAAACCTCCTGTTACGAAGGTAGATACCAATCCGATAGAGAACAGCATTGCAGGATTTAATTGTAGATTTCCTTTCCATAAAGTGGTTACATAGTTAAATGCTTTTACTGCGGATGGAATGGCGATTAATACGGTTGTGAAGGTAAATACTGAACCTAAAAACGGATTCATTCCTGACACGAACATGTGGTGACCCCATACAATCGTAGATAAGAATGCAATTGCCATAATAGATCCTACCATTGCGCGGTAACCAAAAATTGGTTTACGAGCGTTTGTTGAAATTACTTCTGAACTAATACCTAAAGCTGGTAATAAAATAATATATACTTCTGGGTGTCCTAAGAACCAGAATAAGTGTTCAAATAATACAGGCGATCCTCCTTGATAGTGTAGTACTTCACCCGAAATAAAGATATCTGATAAATAAAACGAGGTTCCGAAACTTCTATCAAAAATTAATAATAACGCTGCAGACAATAATACTGGGAACGAGATTACACCAATGATGGCTGTGATTAAGAATGCCCACATAGTTAATGGCAATCTTGTCATTTTCATTCCTTTGGTACGTAAGTTTAATACCGTAACGATATAGTTTAACGACCCGATTAATGACGATGCAATGAAAATTGCCATCGATACCAACCATAAAGTCATCCCTGTACCTGAACCTGGAATTGCCTGTGGTAAAGCAGATAATGGAGGATAAATCGTCCATCCTGCCGATGCTGGTCCTGCTTCAACAAATAAAGAGATTATCATCACTACTGACGATAAAAAGAACAACCAGTACGATATCATATTTAAGAAACCAGAAGCCATATCACGCGCTCCAATTTGTAACGGAATTAATAGGTTTGAAAATGTACCACTCAATCCTGCTGTTAATACAAAGAATACCATGATGGTACCATGAATTGTAACTAACGCTAAGTACATATCTGGATTCATAACTCCATCGGTTTGGTGACTTCCTAGAAAAGCCTCAACGATTGAAAACGAAGTATCTGGCCATGCAATTTGTAAACGAAATAGCATAGACATGAAACCTCCTATAATCCCCATGAATATACCTGTGATTAAGAACTGTTTCGAGATCATTTTATGATCTTGACTAAAGATGTATTTAGTTACAAATGTTTCTTTGTGATGGTGATCTGACATAATCTATATCTTTATATACTTTAAAAAATATCTTATTTAATAACTTGAGCTAATGTTTTTTGTTCTGATAACCACTTGTCGTATTCTGCTTCCTCAACAACGGTGATTTTCATTTGCATGTTGTAGTGAGAGGCTCCACAAATTTTGTTACATAGTAGTAAGTAGTCAAATTCGTATGGTTCTTCTCCATTCGCTTCTCTAATTTTGTTAATACCTTCAGTTTTAGCTTTTACTTCTGGATTACTACGCATTTCATCGGTCGTATATTTTGGTGTGAAGGCAAACTGAGTAACCATACCCGGAACACAGTTCATTTGTGCTCTAAAGTGAGGCATGTAAGCAGAGTGTAAAACGTCTTGTGAACGGAACTTAAACAATACTTTCTTTCCTTTTGGTAAGTATAATTCGGTTACTTGCTTGTCGTCTTGTGCACTTGGGTCTGACATGTCAACACCCATGGTATTTATACCTTTAATAAAGTTTACATTACCTAAACCTAATTGGTTGTCTTCTCCTGCATAACGAGCATCCCAACGGAACTGTTGAGAGTACACCTCTATTACAATCGGGTTTTCATCGTCTCCAACATACATAATGTGATTCCAAGCCCATAATCCATAACCTATTAACAAAACGATTGTTACGGCTGGTATCGTTGTCCAAATTAATTCTAATTTATGGCTATCTGCATAAAATAACGCTTTGTTATTTTTGTTTCCTCTGTACTTATAGGTAAAGAAGAAAATTAAAAATTGCATTCCGAATTGAACGATTCCAATTAACCAAAAAGTGATGTTAAAAAGGTTATCATCGTGCTCTCCTTCGTAAGAAGCAGACTCAGGTAACATAATTACATTCATGGCTATTAAGCAGTAAATCATCATTGCATATAGGAATGCTAAGAAAACTATTGCATATTTACCTTGTTTTTCGTTGTCTTTATCTGTGGCAATTACAGAACGGAAATTCATGATACGAGTAATTTGCCAAAAACTTACTCCGATTGCAACTGCTATGAAAATATAAAATAAAGCGAGCATATTATCTAAACTATTTGTTTATTAATTCTTTTTATTAATGATGATTACTATCTTCTCCTCTGTGTTCGATATTATAGTAATGGTATGTTTCACTTTCGTGTAAATATGGATTTCCTTTTGGTACTGGATTTACTTTTGCAAATGCACTGAAGGTAGCGAAGATAAATAATCCTATAAAGAATAATAATCCGCTAATTTCACCAATTCCGAATCCCCAATGTTCTCCTACGGTTCCTGGCATAATCATTACAAATAAATCAATATAATGACCTGCTAATATTACCAAACCACCTATAATTACAAACCATGGCACACTCTTAAAGTCGCTATTGATTAATAGTAATACTGGGAAGACAAAGTTCATAACTACCATGGCTAAGAATGGCACTTTATATTCGTTAAAACGTAATAAGAAATACGTAGTTTCTTCTGGCATATCTGCATACCATATTAACATAAATTGAGCAAACCATAGGTACGTCCAGAATACAGAGAATCCAAACATAAATTTCGCCAAATCGTGAATATGACTATCATTTACCAATGGTAAAGCTCCTTTAGAACGTAAGTAAATAGTTACTAATGCGATTACAGTTAATGCTGACACTAAGAACGTAGCCAATACATACCATCCGAATAAGGTAGAGAACCAGTGTGGGTCGATTCCCATAATCCAATCCCAAGACGCCATACTTTCGGTAATCATAAAGAACACCAAGAAAATAACAGTTACATTGTAGTTTTTCTTATGTTGTCTTAAATCTCCATTATCTTGTGCTATAGACCATTTTCTTATAAGGAAACGATATACATTCCAACCCGTTAAATAAACAATACTTCTAATGAGCCATCCTGGTGTATTTAACCACCATTTTTTACCGTCGACAATCGCATCGTAATTTGGACTTGTTGGGTCTGTAACTCCTTCACCCATCCAAGTAAACAAGTGGTTCATGTGCATTGCAGTAACGATTAAGAATACCAGCATTATCAAACTCACATAGTGTAAGTTTGAAGTAATTGCTTCCATTACTCTATGCAATA
It includes:
- the ruvB gene encoding Holliday junction branch migration DNA helicase RuvB — translated: MNENLNPENENYSNEELDVEKKLRPLSFDDFTGQDQAIDNLKIFVEAANQRDEALDHTLFHGPPGLGKTTLAHILASELGVGIKVTSGPVLDKPGDLAGLLTNLDERDVLFIDEIHRLSPIVEEYLYSAMEDYKIDIMIESGPNARTVQINLEPFTLVGATTRSGLLTAPMRARFGISSRLHYYSTELLTTIVQRSAYILKVPISMEAAIEIAGRSRGTPRIANALLRRVRDFAQIKGDGTITIEIARYALKALNVDAHGLDEMDNKILSTIIDKFKGGPVGISTLATAVAENAETIEEVYEPFLIQQGFIMRTPRGREVTDLAYKHLGRLKGTSQGELF
- a CDS encoding cytochrome c oxidase subunit I — encoded protein: MSDHHHKETFVTKYIFSQDHKMISKQFLITGIFMGIIGGFMSMLFRLQIAWPDTSFSIVEAFLGSHQTDGVMNPDMYLALVTIHGTIMVFFVLTAGLSGTFSNLLIPLQIGARDMASGFLNMISYWLFFLSSVVMIISLFVEAGPASAGWTIYPPLSALPQAIPGSGTGMTLWLVSMAIFIASSLIGSLNYIVTVLNLRTKGMKMTRLPLTMWAFLITAIIGVISFPVLLSAALLLIFDRSFGTSFYLSDIFISGEVLHYQGGSPVLFEHLFWFLGHPEVYIILLPALGISSEVISTNARKPIFGYRAMVGSIMAIAFLSTIVWGHHMFVSGMNPFLGSVFTFTTVLIAIPSAVKAFNYVTTLWKGNLQLNPAMLFSIGLVSTFVTGGLTGLVLGDSALDINVHDTYFVVAHFHLVMGVSALLGMFAGVYHWFPKMYGRMMNKTLGYWHFWLTIITAYGVFFPMHFIGLAGLPRRYYTNTNFPMFDDLADINVFMTVMALIGGAAQLIFIANFFISMYRGQKATQNPWNSNTLEWTTPVEHIHGNWPGAIPEVHRWAYDYSKTDENGEYVHGKDFVPQTVPLLEGEEPS
- a CDS encoding cytochrome c oxidase subunit II, coding for MLALFYIFIAVAIGVSFWQITRIMNFRSVIATDKDNEKQGKYAIVFLAFLYAMMIYCLIAMNVIMLPESASYEGEHDDNLFNITFWLIGIVQFGMQFLIFFFTYKYRGNKNNKALFYADSHKLELIWTTIPAVTIVLLIGYGLWAWNHIMYVGDDENPIVIEVYSQQFRWDARYAGEDNQLGLGNVNFIKGINTMGVDMSDPSAQDDKQVTELYLPKGKKVLFKFRSQDVLHSAYMPHFRAQMNCVPGMVTQFAFTPKYTTDEMRSNPEVKAKTEGINKIREANGEEPYEFDYLLLCNKICGASHYNMQMKITVVEEAEYDKWLSEQKTLAQVIK
- a CDS encoding quinol:cytochrome C oxidoreductase, producing the protein MYQFSGKLKMLAIVLMAVGLLGTAYSFFSAPKTLEEAKEILAKQNAHHGAHDAKVSHAGEEHAEEAKVEKHVEVEHNQADTTTGEHVTDSIATDAAEAVHNAIQEHAEEATENTQAQDSSAVHVAEDAHAEAQTVEAHHEATAEAPAEVAAHSKHRGDEHAEHALHQMQNRPWSAFYVALLFSLGITLLVLAFYASQIVAQAGWSVVLHRVMEAITSNLHYVSLIMLVFLIVTAMHMNHLFTWMGEGVTDPTSPNYDAIVDGKKWWLNTPGWLIRSIVYLTGWNVYRFLIRKWSIAQDNGDLRQHKKNYNVTVIFLVFFMITESMASWDWIMGIDPHWFSTLFGWYVLATFLVSALTVIALVTIYLRSKGALPLVNDSHIHDLAKFMFGFSVFWTYLWFAQFMLIWYADMPEETTYFLLRFNEYKVPFLAMVVMNFVFPVLLLINSDFKSVPWFVIIGGLVILAGHYIDLFVMIMPGTVGEHWGFGIGEISGLLFFIGLFIFATFSAFAKVNPVPKGNPYLHESETYHYYNIEHRGEDSNHH